A genomic window from Rhea pennata isolate bPtePen1 chromosome 12, bPtePen1.pri, whole genome shotgun sequence includes:
- the LAMB2 gene encoding laminin subunit beta-2 has protein sequence MDTATSGQRPRGAGAAAPRAAAVRSPRCLLPLLLLLPLLPLAAPRGALGQAPDAPRGCAQGSCYPATGDLLVGRAQRLHASSTCGLRRPQPYCIVSHLQDEKKCFVCDSRRPYDARGNAGSHRIENVLTTFAPRPKKAWWQSENGVEHVSIQLDLEAEFHFTHLIMTFKTFRPAAMLVERSADFGRTWRAYRYFAYDCAGAFPRVPRGPPRRVDDVVCESRYSDIEPSTEGEVIYRVLDPAIPIPDPYSPDIQNLLRVTNLRVNFTKLHTLGDNLLDSRREIREKYYYALYELVLRGNCFCYGHASECAPLSGAPAAAAGMVHGRCVCKHHTQGLNCERCEDFYHDLPWRPAQGTSTNACRRCDCNEHSRRCHFDMAVYLATGNASGAVCDGCQHNTMGRRCHLCKPFYYKDPSKDLRDPAVCRACDCDPEGSLDGGLCDAADDPARGLLAGQCRCKEHVQGPRCDRCKPGFFGLSAANPQGCQRCQCDPRGTVAEGSRCDPVSGDCLCKRLVTGRNCDQCLPEHWALSHDLPGCQPCDCDVGGARDNLCAAETGQCRCRSHMVGRRCGQVEPGFYHINLDHYTYEAEDARLQQGSVVEREPPAGRPASWTGRGFARVTEGSSVEFHVGNVPFSMEYDVVIRYEPQHPEPWKEVRLRVLRPSPVSASSPCGNTIPADDQLSASLPSGARYVVLPQPVCLEKGVSYTLRLELGCAAARQEPPSASVLIDSLVLLPRYSSLEMFIAGDPSAAGRRETFERYRCAQHFHAVGQSPVAEPCSSLLSSMSAVLHDGALPCLCDPQGSLSAECRPQGGQCQCKANVVGRRCHRCSLGTFGFVPGGCRACQCSSEGSVSSICDSTTGQCACREGAHGLRCDRCQPGHWGFPACRPCQCNGHAEDCDPRTGACLRCRDHTDGERCQRCAAGHFGNPALGSGQHCRPCPCPEGPGSSRHFATSCHQDGHSQQVVCHCSPGYTGPRCDECAPGYYGDPLQFGGRCLPCQCHNNIDMTDPDACDRRTGRCLRCLYNTAGPHCAECQPGYYGDATRHSCRRCSCNALGTDPSTCGPQQCQCDGRSGQCRCLPHVEGQSCDRCSPNFWNLGSGQGCEPCACHPQHALVPTCNQFTGQCSCQPGFGGRTCADCQENHWGDPQQKCRACDCDPRGIASTQCHRGSGHCDCRPGVSGVRCDQCARGFAGAFPACQPCHPCFGDWDRVVQDLAARTRALAQRASLLQHTGTAGAFEGTFRRLQESLASAQAVVAARNATAATATHLMRTVDWLRQQIGEATERLTRLEGELTAAQDANFNASHVLSTVDRGARALNHSVQELGQRLHTLKTSNFLGAYDSIHQSHAESQEAERRADSATHGPASASAATRRRAEQLLASRRDDFNRHNAASRWALTELAARAQALSLQPLNEKVCGAAADAPCSESPCGGAGCRDEDGGQRCGGLSCGGAVSTADSALDRARHTREELQRAAGDVAQLSHKVAEAKGKADEARLRAQAALDKANQTRARMERSNKELRELISHVKAFLSQEGADPESIEVVASRVLELSLPASPAQIHRLAEEIKARVRGLASVDAILEQTAGDVRQAGQLLQDAQRSRSQAEGVRSTAKAVRQALEEAQQAQGTAEHAIRGATSDIQHSERALGVMQAQMTNAEQQLASAMERVGLLDRQVDALKVKRANNSLVAARAEDTAGGAQARADEAKQLLEGHLRDRYRTAQELVQHRAQGALQAGSRADQLRAEAAGLLREAQSKLQRLRVLEEAYEQNERVLDAKAAQLDGLEARMRDILATINQQVQIYNTCQ, from the exons ATGGACACGGCCACGAGTGGGCAGCGaccgcggggcgccggcgcggcggcgccgcgggccgcggccgtGCGCAgcccccgctgcctcctgccgctgctgctgctgctgccgctgctgccgctggcCG cgccacggggggccctggggcaggCGCCCGACGCCCCCCGGGGCTGCGCCCAGGGCAGCTGCTACCCGGCCACGGGCGACCTGCTGGTGGGGCGAGCCCAGCGCCTGCACGCCTCCTCCACCTGCGGCCTCCGCCGGCCCCAGCCCTACTGCATCGTCAGCCACCTGCAG GACGAGAAGAAGTGCTTCGTGTGCGACTCGCGGCGGCCCTACGATGCCCGCGGCAACGCGGGCAGCCACCGCATCGAGAACGTGCTCACCACCTTCGCCCCCCGCCCCAAGAAGGCCTGGTGGCAGTCGGAGAACG GCGTGGAGCACGTCAGCATCCAGCTGGACCTGGAGGCCGAGTTCCACTTCACCCACCTCATCATGACCTTCAAG ACCTTCCGGCCCGCGGCCATGCTGGTGGAGCGCTCGGCCGACTTCGGGCGCACCTGGCGCGCGTACCGCTACTTTGCCTACGACTGCGCGGGCGCCTTCCCCCGCGTGCCCCgcgggcccccgcgccgcgtCGACGACGTCGTCTGCGAGTCGCGCTACTCCGACATCGAGCCCTCCACCGAGGGAGAG GTGATCTACCGGGTGCTGGACCCTGCCATCCCCATCCCGGACCCCTACAGTCCCGACATCCAGA ACCTGCTGCGCGTCACCAACCTGCGGGTGAACTTCACCAAGCTGCACACGCTGGGCGACAACCTGCTGGACTCGCGGCGGGAGATCCGCGAGAAGTACTACTACGCGCTCTACGAGCTGGTGCTGCGCGGCAACTGCTTCTGCTACGGGCACGCCTCGGAGTGCGCCCCGCTCAgcggggcccccgccgccgccgccggcatG GTGCACGGTCGCTGCGTCTGCAAGCACCACACGCAGGGCCTCAACTGCGAGCGCTGCGAGGATTTCTACCACGACCTGCCCTGGCGCCCGGCGCAGGGCACCAGCACCAACGCCTGCCGCC GGTGCGACTGCAACGAGCACTCGCGGCGGTGCCACTTCGACATGGCCGTGTACCTGGCCACGGGGAACGCGAGCGGGGCCGTGTGCGACGGCTGCCAGCACAACACCATGGGCCGCCGCTGCCACCTCTGCAAGCCCTTCTACTACAAGGACCCCAGCAAGGACCTGCGGGACCCTGCGGTGTGCCGAG CCTGCGACTGCGACCCCGAGGGCTCGCTGGACGGCGGGCTGTGCGACGCTGCCGACGACCCGGCCCGGGGGCTCCTCGCGGGGCAGTGCCGCTGCAAGGAGCACGTGCAGGGCCCCCGCTGCGACCGCTGCAAGCCCGGCTTCTTCGGGCTCAGTGCCGCCAACCCGCAGGGCTGCCAGC GGTGCCAGTGTGACCCCCGCGGCACCGTGGCCGAGGGCAGCCGGTGCGACCCCGTCAGCGGCGACTGTCTCTGCAAGCGGCTGGTGACCGGGCGCAACTGTGACCAGTGCTTG CCCGAGCACTGGGCACTGAGCCACGACCTCCCGGGGTGCCAGCCCTGCGACTGCGACGTGGGAGGCGCCCGAGACAACCT GTGTGCTGCGGAGACGGGGCAGTGCCGGTGCCGCAGCCACATGGTGGGACGGCGGTGTGGCCAGGTGGAGCCCGGTTTCTACCACATCAACCTGGACCACTACACCTACGAGGCTGAGGATGCCCGGCTGCAGCAG GGCTCGGTGGTGGAGCGCGAGccccccgcgggccgcccggcCTCGTGGACGGGGAGGGGGTTTGCCCGCGTGACGGAGGGCAGCTCGGTGGAGTTTCACGTGGGCAACGTGCCCTTCTCCATGGAGTACGACGTGGTCATCCGCTACGAGCCCCAG CACCCGGAGCCCTGGAAGGAGGTTAGGCTGCGGGTGCTGCGCCCCAGCCCCGTCTCCGCCAGCAGCCCCTGTGGAAACACCATCCCGGCCGACGACCAGCTCTCCGCCAGCCTCCCGTCCGGCGCGAG GTACGTGGTGCTGCCCCAGCCCGTCTGCCTGGAGAAGGGCGTCTCCTACACCCTCCGCCTGGAgctgggctgtgctgcagcccGGCAAGAGCCGCCCTCCGCCAGCGTGCTCATCGACTCG CTGGTGCTCCTGCCCCGTTACTCCTCCCTGGAGATGTTCATCGCAGGCGAccccagcgccgcggggcgTCGGGAGACCTTTGAGCGGTACCGTTGCGCCCAGCACTTCCACGCCGTGGGGCAGTCGCCTGTGGCCGAGCCGTGCTCCAGCCTTCTCAGCAGCATGTCGGCCGTCCTGCACGACGGGGCGCTGC CCTGCCTCTGCGACCCCCAGGGCTCGCTCAGCGCCGAGTGCCGGCCCCAGGGCGGGCAGTGCCAGTGCAAAGCCAACGTGGTGGGGCGCCGCTGCCACCGCTGCTCCCTGGGAACCTTCGGCTTCGTGCCTGGCGGGTGCCGAG CGTGCCAGTGCAGCAGCGAGGGGTCGGTGAGCAGCATCTGCGACAGCACCACGGGGCAGTGCGCCTGCCGCGAGGGCGCCCACGGGCTGCGCTGCGACCGCTGCCAGCCGGGCCACTGGGGCTTCCCGGCCTGCCGGCCCTGCCAGTGCAACGGGCACGCCGAGGACTGCGACCCCCGCACCGGCGCCTGCCTGCGCTGCCGCGACCACACGGACGGCGAGAGGTGCCAGCG GTGCGCGGCCGGGCACTTTGGGAACCCGGCGCTGGGCTCGGGCCAGCACTGCcggccctgcccctgccccgaGGGAcccggcagcagccgccactTCGCCACCTCCTGCCACCAGGATGGGCACTCCCAACAAGTCGTCTGCCACTGCAGCCCTGGGTACACAG GTCCCCGCTGTGACGAGTGCGCGCCCGGGTACTACGGGGACCCGCTGCAGTTTGGTGGGcgctgcctgccctgccagTGCCACAACAACATTGACATGACCGACCCGGACGCCTGCGACCGGCGCACAGGGCGCTGCCTGCGCTGCCTCTACAACACGGCGGGGCCCCACTGCGCAGAGTGCCAGCCCGGCTACTACGGGGACGCCACGCGGCACAGCTGCAGGC GTTGCTCTTGCAATGCACTGGGCACCGACCCCAGCACCTGTGGGCCGCAGCAGTGCCAGTGCGATGGGCGCAGTGGGCAGTGCCGCTGCCTGCCCCACGTGGAGGGTCAGAGCTGTGACCGCTGCAGCCCCAACTTCTGGAACCTGGGCAGCGGGCAGGGCTGCGAACCCTGTGCCTGCCACCCCCAGCACGCCCTGGTGCCCACCTGCAACCAG TTCACGGGGCAGTGCTCGTGCCAGCCGGGCTTCGGCGGCCGGACCTGCGCTGACTGCCAGGAGAACCACTGGGGTGACCCACAGCAGAAGTGCCGAG CCTGCGACTGCGACCCCCGCGGCATTGCCAGCACCCAGTGCCACCGCGGCAGCGGGCACTGTGACTGCCGGCCTGGCGTCTCAGGCGTCCGCTGCGACCAGTGCGCCCGGGGCTTTGCCGGCGCCTTCCCCGCCTGCCAGCCCTGCCACCCCTGCTTCGGGGACTGGGACCGCGTGGTGCAGGACCTGGCTGCTCGCACCCGGGCGCTGGCGCAGCGGGCCAGCCTGCTGCAGCACACCGGCACTGCCGGCGCCTTCGAGGGCACCTTCCGCCGGCTGCAGGAGAGCCTGGCCTCCGCGCAGGCCGTCGTCGCTGCCCGCAACGCCACAGCGGCCACTGCCACCCACCTGATGCGCACCGTGGACTGGCTGCG GCAGCAGATCGGGGAGGCCACGGAGAGGCTGACGCGGCTGGAGGGCGAGCTGACGGCCGCACAGGACGCCAACTTCAACGCCAGCCATGTGCTGAGCACCGTGGACCGGGGCGCCCGCGCCCTCAACCACAGCGTGCAGGAGCTGGGCCAGCGGCTGCACACCCTCAAGACCTCCAACTTCCTCG GCGCCTACGACAGCATCCACCAGTCCCACGCGGAGTCGCAGGAGGCCGAGCGCCGTGCAGACAGTGCCACCCACGGCCCCGCGAGCGCCTCGGCAGccacgcggcgccgcgcagagcagctcctggccaGCCGCCGGGACGACTTCAACCGGCACAACGCAGCCAGCCGGTGGGCGCTGACGGAGCTGGCGGCACGGGCACAGGCGCTGAGCCTGCAGCCGCTCAACGAGAAG GTGTGCGGGGCTGCAGCCGACGCGCCCTGCTCCGAGAGCCCTTGCGGAGGAGCTGGGTGCCGGGACGAGGACGGGGGACAGCGCTGCGGGGGACTGAGCTGCGGCGGGGCCGTGTCCACGGCTGACAGCGCGCTGGACCGGGCACGCCATACCCGGGAGGAGCTGCAGCGGGCCGCCGGCGACGTGGCCCAGCTCTCCCACAAG GTGGCCGAGGCCAAGGGGAAGGCGGATGAGGCCCGGCTCCGGGCACAGGCAGCTCTGGACAAGGCAAACCAGACCAGGGCCCGCATGGAGCGCTCCAACAAGGAGCTGCGGGAGCTCATCAGCCACGTCAAGGCCTTCCTGAGCC AGGAGGGGGCCGACCCCGAGAGCATCGAGGTGGTGGCCAGCCGGGTGCTGGAGCTGTCGCTGCCCGCCTCACCGGCCCAGATCCACCGGCTGGCCGAGGAGATCAAGGCACGGGTGCGTGGCCTGGCCAGCGTGGACGCCATCCTGGAGCAGACGGCCGGCGATGTGCGCCAGGCcgggcagctgctgcaggatgcGCAGAGGTCCAG GTCGCAGGCGGAGGGCGTGAGGAGCACGGCCAAGGCAGTGCGGCAGGCTCTGGAGGAGGCGCAGCAAGCCCAGGGCACGGCTGAGCATGCCATCCGTGGTGCCACCAGCGACATCCAGCACAGCGAGAGAGCGCTTGGTGTG ATGCAGGCCCAGATGACGAACGCGGAGCAGCAGCTGGCCAGTGCCATGGAGCGGGTCGGGCTGCTGGACCGGCAGGTGGATGCCTTGAAGGTGAAGCGAGCCAACAACAGCCTGGTGGCCGCCCGAGCCGAGGACACGGCCGGCGGCGCGCAGGCCCGAGCCGACGAGGCCAAGCAG CTGCTGGAGGGGCACCTGCGGGACCGGTACCGGACGGCGCAGGAGCTGGTGCAGCACCGGGCGCAGGGCGCGCTGCaggcggggagccgggcggaCCAGCTGCGCGCCGAGGCCGCCGGGCTGCTGCGCGAGGCGCAGAGCAAGCTCCAGCGGCTCCGAG TGCTGGAGGAGGCCTACGAGCAGAACGAGCGGGTGCTGGACGCCAAGGCAGCCCAGCTGGATGGGCTGGAGGCCAGGATGAGGGACATCTTGGCCACCATCAACCAGCAAGTCCAGATCTACAACACCTGCCAGTGA